The following coding sequences lie in one Phaeodactylum tricornutum CCAP 1055/1 chromosome 12, whole genome shotgun sequence genomic window:
- a CDS encoding predicted protein — protein sequence MKKGNEPDFYVLDKVKPLPALEDAPVPAVAATNMTMQAQAHTQMHQPRQASSYHTQSQSGPQHINIVTPPHPSTDLMQKSCIGRARLSSSYDTQPYSTPEYAMPQVDEYDMYPQMDHCHSFNHISMQVVPPPQSGGMVGFAGPQMQQNTSIRGIHGLSMRQPQSYRPAPPTMESVHSEQRHVSDFSPHTMQQPTVQPQHHTNDPQPLQRHALITHQHSDDYYNYQQQMKHMQRLQAQQQSIYHERGPPINGMRSSSPAQTMNIPQGDYIGVHRPQAQRPQC from the coding sequence ATGAAGAAAGGAAACGAGCCAGACTTCTATGTTTTGGACAAGGTGAAGCCGCTACCGGCCTTGGAAGATGCACCAGTTCCGGCTGTCGCAGCAACAAATATGACAATGCAAGCCCAAGCGCATACTCAGATGCATCAACCGCGGCAGGCGAGCTCATATCACACACAATCGCAAAGTGGTCCACAGCATATTAATATTGTGACTCCTCCGCATCCGTCGACGGACCTCATGCAAAAGTCATGTATTGGTCGGGCTCGGCTCTCGTCAAGCTACGATACCCAGCCGTACAGTACTCCTGAATATGCGATGCCACAAGTTGATGAGTATGACATGTATCCCCAGATGGATCATTGTCATTCTTTCAATCATATCTCAATGCAGGTTGTGCCACCTCCTCAGAGTGGAGGCATGGTGGGGTTTGCCGGTCCTCAGATGCAGCAGAATACCAGCATACGAGGAATTCATGGTCTCAGTATGCGCCAGCCTCAGTCGTACCGTCCGGCGCCTCCGACAATGGAATCGGTGCATTCTGAGCAAAGGCATGTGTCCGACTTTTCTCCCCACACCATGCAACAGCCGACTGTTCAGCCACAGCATCATACAAACGATCCACAACCATTGCAGAGACATGCGCTAATCACACATCAGCACTCGGACGATTATTACAACTACCAGCAGCAAATGAAGCACATGCAACGGCTCCAGGCACAACAACAAAGTATATACCACGAAAGAGGACCTCCAATTAATGGAATGCGTTCAAGTTCGCCCGCGCAAACGATGAACATACCGCAAGGAGACTACATCGGTGTCCATCGTCCACAAGCCCAGCGTCCGCAGTGTTGA
- a CDS encoding predicted protein, translated as MSGAEPRRRVFLLFSVQQCSDREMPPTCKKSKTSSSIETEVWRDGVDNASRSRLRQELNLLHSEMEIAQYGRTVNGQFRKKMPRKQSIVRTKKRKDLEKREAKQQEILDVVDTSHKRLRGSKAAQDYKVIEGSIVFGTKTQVETQEEDGLSEVSKDAGDGEREHNFAEPNEGGECPDTYEKSDIEHPEEEVDSTHLAKVSPQKTSGSSEPRKRSLHRLKNFKSQRMAHKHGDALGAHARGQSKLAIEKLKQVAREAPSAPQVYSSLGMVYEDILKDSRRRHETVDRCLDDDNLSEHSPFFSSYLTEAGAELDSSCHRNSAFTDFSDALLNELVDIAKKAYGSYHIAAILCKRDYTLWVRAAEMALEIAHLHSSVLVLQGVSESAQTFHQSESERWLSEAKRDFETADNLHPPGIDVPAKLATVLIELGCLSEALTLLTDLKNRKSKADACSEFESSYQAWLLYANLMLQIGHECIQWEKGVQTNRNYMFRRWLRKFASTFNWRERRLQALCKALEAAAGSTSSAHLLTWLQKRAEDLPFATTHDDESPTSTEMVEIDVQSIMRGRERGIEEGDDSYHLTSSKIEQDLLLRRNEAELADFDKTTRDMIVDNASIAVKRRASIRKELIYRHQQQIADLSTLDLGSRLRETSVADALNERGGVACGFMSSHSIGASCTTVCQISSILMRHMIFLHLFEGAVLVGDTVALYMKERAARHERRSEFLRIRTAKRLSISNRVVQDEAYDEMHDIESDDEDILLSDEDHLTNETGIFLSLKSGALPPELLVLKSLAYVGIGGKDYLAAKGLESVNALVQEPDSWFTKDTRRVKNCGTCWESFRQDMTEPLRKTTALSLTAKVVGEVGKMREMANFLRPLFDEYETVLFAQGFVDQLIETLQSMPCSKSTCHTFDVIVAASRFRLQIAAKIISSGRDKSKSTALIILSLEKSLSILSKMWSIERDRSIPEPCVTLLAVVAEAARLVAKLQMGSDITQSSLENIYTHILRAVSHICDHDGLDLTLDCKDDVLELLSEAPFAVSWMSSSHEVIALRSYNMCVAKNVSFFSGWEKGEFAEQLLRYREVPNLFGVTTADSRTSGFVGLSLEIELEQVWHVMHSIVPETSAFDFRNQLMAVRKTQWYEETKGDIEAAEMRFSIASFGEDSGLSLLLSFAKICLERAKLSRSELEKNKNVLNALSIILPISQFCLNTKVWESAIGSAAAGANGERVALEFKRIRKFGMGGTVRPSGRESASTKKRALEPQGSETRFRGWFEGENNKYPMRNFLNIPCSSFRDAWHSCSGDETVVSIETKTAMQRLARSVGLLRNCYTEQAIERASLSIATLLLDLAAKPGCRNPFICMQQATLFSSQAAKGGTSDQPFKVSLPNQLAVQPAQALAILGRADCLQAIHFCDEAAYLCWFVVSLCRQRRDHRRDDFGWTRQWKIIAVYAYNKSSESGFTWSSESVKELQQARADGIAWSATLCGDGSVQKNKNTEEDEGEIDVESFSPAIKVDRSTGFTEVGDVLADAPVLNNSNPSVGLQCSSSEESPMKPGPFLPDAAGNYLESSPGKLQG; from the exons ATGTCCGGAGCCGAACCGAGACGACGcgtctttttgcttttttccgTCCAACA ATGCTCTGATAGGGAGATGCCACCGACGTGTAAAAAATCGAAGACTAGTTCTTCAATAGAGACTGAAGTCTGGAGAGATGGCGTTGATAATGCGAGTCGTTCTCGTTTACGCCAAGAGCTTAACCTGTTGCACAGTGAGATGGAAATAGCTCAATATGGGAGGACGGTGAACGGGCAATTTCGAAAAAAAATGCCTAGAAAGCAATCTATTGTCCGAaccaaaaagcgaaaagACCTAGAAAAACGCGAAGCCAAGCAGCAGGAAATATTGGATGTAGTGGACACTTCACACAAACGACTTCGTGGCTCGAAAGCCGCTCAAGACTACAAAGTAATCGAAGGCAGTATTGTGTTTGGAACCAAAACCCAGGTAGAGACACAAGAAGAAGACGGTTTATCTGAGGTTTCAAAAGATGCAGGAGATGGGGAAAGGGAACACAATTTTGCTGAACCTAACGAAGGGGGTGAGTGTCCGGATACATATGAAAAAAGTGATATCGAGCACCCTGAAGAAGAAGTGGATAGTACCCACCTAGCCAAGGTTTCACCCCAGAAAACGTCTGGCTCTTCAGAACCGCGAAAGAGATCGCTTCATCGCCTCAAAAATTTCAAATCGCAACGTATGGCACACAAGCATGGCGATGCCCTAGGGGCTCACGCCCGTGGACAGTCGAAACTTGCTATCGAAAAGCTGAAGCAGGTTGCTCGGGAGGCGCCCTCTGCCCCACAAGTGTATTCATCGCTCGGAATGGTTTATGAAGACATTCTGAAAGAcagccgtcgtcggcatGAGACGGTAGATCGATGCCTCGATGATGACAATTTATCTGAGCATAGCCCTTTTTTCTCATCTTATCTAACCGAGGCCGGTGCGGAATTGGATTCGTCTTGCCATCGTAACTCAGCCTTCACTGACTTCTCTGATGCCTTGCTGAATGAATTAGTGGACATTGCAAAGAAAGCTTACGGATCGTACCATATTGCTGCCATTCTGTGCAAAAGAGACTACACACTCTGGGTACGAGCCGCTGAAATGGCCTTGGAAATTGCCCATCTTCATTCATCTGTATTGGTTTTGCAGGGCGTTTCTGAAAGCGCTCAAACATTTCACCAGTCCGAATCGGAACGCTGGTTAAGCGAAGCTAAGCGCGACTTTGAAACTGCCGACAACCTTCATCCTCCAGGCATCGATGTTCCCGCAAAGCTCGCTACTGTGCTGATAGAGCTTGGTTGTCTTTCGGAGGCGCTAACTCTGCTCACTGACTTGAAAAATCGGAAGTCAAAAGCGGACGCTTGCTCCGAGTTTGAGTCAAGTTATCAAGCGTGGCTACTTTACGCAAATCTCATGCTACAAATTGGACACGAATGTATTCAATGGGAGAAAGGAGTCCAAACAAACCGAAATTACATGTTTCGTCGATGGTTGCGGAAATTTGCATCAACTTTCAACTGGCGAGAAAGGCGTTTACAAGCACTTTGCAAAGCTCTCGAAGCTGCAGCAGGATCGACGAGTAGTGCACATTTACTAACGTGGCTTCAAAAACGAGCCGAAGATCTCCCATTCGCGACAACACACGATGACGAGAGCCCTACTAGCACTGAAATGGTGGAGATTGATGTGCAATCAATTATGAGAGGTAGAGAAAGAGGTATTGAAGAAGGCGATGATTCATATCACTTGACATCATCAAAAATAGAGCAAGATCTCCTTCTTCGTCGCAACGAAGCAGAACTGGCTGACTTTGACAAAACGACAAGGGATATGATTGTAGACAATGCGTCCATAGCGGTAAAGCGACGTGCATCCATTCGCAAGGAGCTTATATACCGCCACCAACAGCAGATTGCGGATTTGTCCACCCTTGACTTAGGAAGCAGATTGAGAGAGACGAGTGTAGCTGATGCGTTGAACGAACGTGGAGGAGTCGCATGTGGGTTCATGTCAAGCCACTCTATTGGCGCGTCTTGTACTACTGTTTGCCAAATTTCGTCTATATTGATGCGTCACATGATCTTTTTGCATTTATTTGAAGGAGCTGTGTTGGTGGGAGATACTGTTGCTCTCTACATGAAAGAGCGGGCGGCTAGACATGAGCGAAGAAGCGAATTCCTTAGAATTCGAACTGCTAAGAGACTTTCTATTAGCAACAGGGTAGTGCAAGACGAGGCGTACGACGAAATGCACGACATTGAAAGCGATGATGAAGATATACTGTTATCGGACGAGGACCATCTAACAAACGAAACCGGTATATTTCTTTCTTTGAAGAGTGGGGCTTTGCCGCCTGAATTGCTAGTTCTCAAGTCTTTGGCGTATGTCGGTATAGGTGGAAAGGACTATCTTGCTGCCAAGGGTCTTGAGTCGGTCAACGCACTGGTCCAGGAGCCAGATAGCTGGTTCACTAAAGACACGAGACGCGTGAAAAACTGCGGTACATGCTGGGAAAGCTTTAGACAGGATATGACGGAACCCCTTCGCAAGACAACCGCGCTGTCGCTCACGGCTAAAGTAGTTGGGGAAGTAGGGAAAATGCGTGAAATGGCCAATTTTTTGAGGCCCCTGTTTGATGAATATGAAACTGTCCTTTTTGCACAAGGCTTTGTGGATCAATTGATAGAAACGCTTCAATCAATGCCATGTTCCAAAAGCACATGCCATACGTTCGACGTTATTGTCGCCGCTTCACGCTTCCGCCTACAGATTGCAGCCAAAATAATATCATCAGGGCGTGATAAAAGCAAAAGTACAGCTCTGATAATATTGTCGTTGGAGAAGTCGTTGTCCatattgtcaaaaatgtggAGTATCGAAAGGGACAGATCAATTCCGGAACCATGTGTTACTTTACTGGCAGTTGTCGCCGAAGCTGCAAGGTTGGTCGCGAAGCTACAGATGGGCTCTGATATCACTCAAAGTTCGCTTGAAAATATATATACCCACATTTTAAGAGCTGTTTCGCATATCTGTGATCACGATGGCCTCGATCTTACACTGGACTGCAAGGATGATGTGCTGGAGTTATTGTCAGAGGCTCCGTTCGCTGTGTCTTGGATGTCAAGCTCGCATGAAGTTATTGCATTGCGATCGTATAACATGTGCGTCGCTAAGAACGTATCGTTCTTTTCTGGCTGGGAGAAGGGAGAATTTGCTGAGCAGCTTTTGCGCTACCGCGAGGTTCCAAACTTGTTTGGAGTTACAACAGCAGATTCTAGAACTTCTGGGTTTGTAGGATTATCTCTTGAGATCGAGCTTGAGCAGGTTTGGCACGTCATGCATAGTATTGTTCCTGAAACATCTGCTTTCGACTTCAGAAACCAGTTGATGGCAGTGCGCAAGACTCAGTGGTatgaagaaacaaaaggcgATATAGAGGCAGCAGAGATGCGCTTTTCTATTGCCTCTTTTGGGGAGGATTCGGGCCTGAGTCTCCTGTTGAGTTTCGCTAAGATTTGCTTGGAGCGAGCCAAGTTGTCGCGTTCAGAGCTCGAGAAGAACAAAAATGTGCTGAATGCTCTCAGTATTATTTTGCCTATTTCACAATTCTGCTTAAATACGAAAGTTTGGGAGTCTGCTATAGGAAGCGCTGCTGCTGGCGCTAACGGTGAACGTGTGGCATTAGAATTTAAGAGAATTCGCAAGTTTGGTATGGGAGGCACGGTGCGTCCCTCAGGTCGCGAATCGGCCAGTACAAAGAAACGTGCCTTGGAACCGCAAGGGAGTGAAACAAGATTCCGAGGCTGGTTCGAAGGGGAGAACAACAAATATCCCATGCGTAATTTTTTGAATATTCCTTGTAGTTCATTCAGAGACGCCTGGCATTCCTGTTCAGGCGATGAAACCGTTGTGTCAATCGAAACGAAAACAGCTATGCAAAGGTTGGCGAGATCAGTGGGACTTCTTCGAAATTGTTATACGGAGCAAGCGATAGAGCGAGCATCGTTGAGTATTGCGACTTTGCTTCTGGATCTTGCAGCGAAACCTGGTTGCCGCAATCCATTTATTTGCATGCAACAAGCTACTCTTTTTTCAAGCCAAGCTGCGAAGGGAGGGACAAGCGATCAGCCTTTCAAAGtttctcttccaaatcaACTCGCGGTCCAGCCTGCACAAGCATTAGCAATCCTTGGAAGGGCCGACTGCTTACAGGCAATACACTTCTGCGATGAAGCTGCTTATCTATGTTGGTTTGTCGTCAGTCTTTGCAGACAACGACGCGATCATCGACGAGATGATTTCGGGTGGACTCGTCAGTGGAAAATCATTGCCGTGTATGCGTACAAT AAATCCTCAGAATCAGGGTTTACATGGAGTTCTGAGTCTGTGAAAGAGCTGCAACAAGCCAGGGCCGATGGAATTGCGTGGAGTGCTACGCTTTGTGGAGACGGCAGCGTCCAGAAAAATAAAAATactgaagaagacgaaggaGAAATAGACGTAGAATCATTTTCTCCAGCAATCAAAGTTGACCGATCTACTGGATTCACCGAAGTAGGCGATGTGCTTGCTGATGCACCGGTGCTCAACAATAGTAACCCTTCAGTTGGGCTTCAATGTTCGTCTTCAGAAGAATCTCCCATGAAGCCCGGACCCTTCCTCCCTGATGCTGCCGGTAACTATCTTGAATCCTCGCCAGGCAAGCTTCAGGGCTGA
- a CDS encoding predicted protein: protein MSDSEKETEPSSDVASASSLPPLLLDEGGDYAVGEPVGSSLYMYRDFSTVNEDDEDAPDIPPPTPSTRGNMETSIRVQKFPVKLYAILAQREFNDIIAWMPHGRAWKVLKPSMFESMVMPLFFEYSNYHSFNRLVNAWSFRRVSSGSDRGAYYHEVHGI from the coding sequence ATGAGCGACAGCGAGAAGGAGACGGAACCATCTTCGGATGTTGCAAGCGCATCAAGTCTCCCTCCTCTTCTCCTCGACGAAGGTGGGGATTACGCTGTTGGAGAACCCGTAGGAAGTAGTCTTTACATGTACCGTGATTTCAGCACCGtcaacgaggacgatgaagatgcACCAGATATTCCGCCGCCTACCCCGAGCACTCGTGGAAACATGGAAACTTCAATTCGGGTCCAAAAGTTTCCTGTAAAACTGTATGCGATTTTAGCTCAAAGGGAGTTTAACGACATTATCGCATGGATGCCGCATGGTCGTGCTTGGAAAGTGTTGAAACCTAGTATGTTTGAAAGCATGGTTATGCCCCTGTTTTTCGAGTATAGCAATTACCATTCATTCAATCGCTTGGTTAACGCATGGAGCTTTCGCCGAGTAAGCTCGGGGTCTGATCGAGGAGCATATTATCATGAGGTACATGGAATTTGA
- a CDS encoding endo-1,3-beta-glucosidase (Possibly hydrolyzes 1,3-beta-D-glucosyl residues.; glycosyl hydrolase family 81): METPDSKSGAANQRPQYHYFYGSIDDQSQVNRRENAVSVPTDQDSLVGESLLPTDNEQDDDRSKIAKQDFQQIVMSNVNGVRPIDSSRSERMEPKSCLRFFSINNLRRQHPMGYLLLSVGSLTLLAFLCSVIFFSKGQSGRVIRTPKEELSFRMPFPWVDRAQYGDPVSKVLDKDLFHPSLVYKGKDPSRVFIFPFPTGAFWTNLVLPTTADRGLSYPIVVYPYAYKWSKELLQVSYPASHRRELPKEIHDDFFPDLTFASVESTSQRHITAFDPLSVTVQYSTMNGGTWESYLVQGSPYVTLRYDNVTPKIRALSIFKTSSAFKGVIRLAYIPPSVSKPSNNVIDVTKSTGLQRLIYHAGVYPISGEVSWSFRTSAHNSALSAATKSLNFLSGAKGTNAASESAVKSVLSSSSSPGCIGTIQFDFGVKAFAPATSASAADSLLMLALPHHAQSLLSSVQLPDETFDLAYKCIKGTMTPILGSSWVYDENLPSLGFDGDTGSNSNKAYLDLNIRSTLIESLEKDMNLALPTLTENIYGFGKQIARLSQLAHIADVLRTGGVEVDENTNVMNNSKLFESQEKRLDLIFNGTLSLLTSRLQQFLTSNISDSLVYDTNFGGMVSVDGLRDSNRDFGNGRYNDHHFHYGYILYACAVLGRLDRSFILKYGDKVDATTFLRKPYPLFVPFSIFYDIAHDSNSASQTGNGAFFPLARHKSWFDGHSFASGLFPFGNGKSQESSSEAVNGYYGAYLWSLVRHKEAETPNEIIRLLKITWSETLECLTSYAQLGSLFSRKYVTEEYTNILNGLGEVEMAWRGFVVGDHAIMDPQAAWEEAQGVFSAELDAGLSKSQLLFWIANRKGFSPSMITLSAVEKKSEASTIVHDRFIKYSSCLNYDSCRNGGLSGNCCPTDDGLILDCCNI, from the exons ATGGAGACACCGGACTCTAAAAGCGGCGCTGCAAACCAACGGCCTCAATACCACTACTTCTACGGCAGCATTGACGACCAATCGCAAGTCAACCGCCGGGAAAACGCAGTGTCCGTCCCAACTGATCAAGACTCGTTGGTAGGCGaatctttgcttccaaccgACAATGAGCAAGACGATGATCGATCAAAAATTGCAAAGCAGGACTTTCAGCAAATTGTCATGTCCAATGTCAATGGCGTACGGCCCATCGACTCGAGTCGAAGTGAACGGATGGAGCCCAAATCCTGCTTGCGATTCTTCTCGATAAACAATTTACGCCGTCAGCATCCTATGGGTTATCTTCTTTTGTCTGTGGGTTCCCTAACATTGTTGGCTTTCTTGTGCTCGGttattttcttttcaaaaggCCAGTCGGGGAGAGTGATAAGAACACCCAAGGAAGAGTTGAGCTTTCGCATGCCGTTTCCTTGGGTGGATCGGGCACAGTACGGCGACCCAGTCTCTAAAGTTCTGGACAAAGACCTTTTTCATCCGAGTCTCGTATACAAAGGAAAGGATCCCTCCCGAGTTTTTATCTTTCCCTTTCCAACCGGCGCATTTTGGACGAATTTAGTGTTGCCTACGACCGCGGATCGCGGCTTGTCGTATCCAATTGTTGTCTACCCGTACGCGTATAAATGGTCCAAGGAGCTGTTACAAGTGTCTTATCCAGCAAGTCATCGACGAGAATTACCTAAGGAGATTCACGATGACTTTTTCCCTGACCTTACTTTCGCCAGTGTTGAATCTACCAGTCAGCGCCATATCACGGCCTTTGATCCGTTGAGTGTGACAGTGCAATACTCTACTATGAATGGAGGTACTTGGGAATCATATCTTGTTCAAGGTAGTCCGTATGTTACCCTCAGATATGATAATGTGACACCAAAAATTCGGGCACTTTCCATTTTCAAGA CATCGAGCGCATTCAAAGGTGTTATCCGGCTCGCCTATATTCCTCCGTCAGTTTCCAAACCATCCAACAATGTAATTGATGTAACAAAGTCAACTGGTCTGCAGCGTTTGATATATCATGCTGGAGTATACCCTATTTCGGGGGAAGTGAGCTGGTCGTTTCGGACGTCGGCGCATAATTCTGCATTGTCAGCTGCCACCAAGTCGTTAAATTTCTTGTCGGGAgcaaaaggaacaaacgcCGCTTCGGAGTCAGCTGTGAAATCCGTTctgtcgtcttcttcctctccTGGTTGCATTGGTACAATACAATTTGACTTTGGAGTGAAAGCCTTTGCTCCCGCAACCAGCGCAAGCGCAGCCGATTCGTTACTGATGCTAGCTCTGCCTCATCATGCGCAGAGTCTTCTTTCAAGCGTGCAACTTCCTGATGAAACGTTTGATCTTGCTTACAAGTGTATTAAAGGCACTATGACTCCTATTCTCGGATCGTCTTGGGTATACGATGAAAACCTGCCATCCCTGGGCTTCGATGGAGACACGGGATCGAATAGCAACAAGGCGTACCTTGATCTCAACATTCGATCCACCCTCATTGAAAGTCTCGAAAAAGATATGAACCTGGCCTTACCAACTCTTACCGAGAATATTTACGGATTCGGCAAGCAAATCGCTCGTCTGTCACAGCTCGCGCACATTGCGGACGTGCTCCGGACTGGTGGCGTTGAAGTCGATGAAAATACAAATGTTATGAACAATAGCAAGCTCTTTGAATCGCAAGAGAAAAGGCTAGATTTGATCTTCAACGGGACGCTTTCCCTTTTGACAAGTCGCCTACAGCAGTTTTTGACGAGCAACATTTCTGACTCACTAGTCTACGATACAAATTTTGGCGGAATGGTGAGTGTCGACGGCCTTCGAGATTCAAACAGGGACTTCGGAAACGGCAGATACAACGATCACCATTTTCATTACGGCTACATATTGTATGCGTGTGCAGTGTTGGGAAGACTAGATCGTTCGTTCATTTTGAAATACGGAGACAAGGTCGATGC GACAACTTTTCTTCGCAAACCTTATCCGCTTTTTGTTCCGTTCAGTATCTTTTATGATATCGCACATGATTCTAATTCGGCGTCACAGACGGGCAACGGGGCCTTCTTCCCTCTAGCGCGGCATAAGTCATGGTTTGACGGTCACTCCTTTGCGTCTGGTCTCTTTCcgtttggaaatggaaagtCGCAAGAGAGTTCGAGTGAGGCGGTCAATGGTTACTACGGAGCATATCTTTGGTCGCTAGTTCGGCATAAAGAAGCGGAAACTCCAAATGAAA TAATTCGTTTGCTAAAAATTACATGGTCGGAAACCTTGGAATGCTTGACGTCATATGCTCAACTTGGTTCG CTATTCAGTCGAAAATATGTCACTGAGGAGTACACAAACATACTCAATGGTCTTGGGGAAGTTGAGATGGCTTGGAGGGGCTTTGTTGTTGGGGATCACGCAATCATGGACCCTCAGGCGGCCTGGGAGGAAGCGCAAGGAGTCTTCAGCGCTGAACTCGACGCCGGACTCAGCAAAAGCCAATTGCTGTTCTGGATAGCAAATCGTAAAGGATTTTCGCCGTCTATGATTACATTATCAGCGGTTGAGAAAAAATCTGAAGCATCAACTATTGTGCATGATCGTTTTATAAAGTATTCCTCTTGCCTGAACTATGATTCATGCCGCAATGGTGGACTTAGTGGTAATTGTTGTCCAACAGACGATGGGTTGATTCTCGATTGCTGTAATATATGA